One genomic segment of Candidatus Berkiella aquae includes these proteins:
- a CDS encoding rhomboid family intramembrane serine protease — MLAELSSEIDTFLDSSRQYIAPMLLMMAGLWLFNYINWKTGAKLNKWGIRPRRAKGLIGIPMAPFLHGNFNHLLFNSMPLFVLGLFLLSENPQTFFIATIIITLLAGLGVWLVGRRGIHIGASALIAGYFGFIVVSAYQRPTFTTFFCAGIAMYYFGGILFSLFPTEETVSWEGHLCGFVSGLIAMYLCTYHLDFFTKMQYLF; from the coding sequence ATGCTAGCAGAGCTTAGTTCCGAGATTGATACCTTTCTTGACTCTTCGAGACAGTACATCGCACCCATGTTGCTGATGATGGCAGGCTTGTGGCTTTTTAATTACATCAATTGGAAAACAGGTGCAAAGCTCAATAAATGGGGCATTCGCCCAAGGCGTGCTAAGGGCTTAATTGGGATCCCAATGGCGCCTTTTTTGCATGGTAATTTTAACCACCTATTATTTAATTCAATGCCTTTATTCGTTTTAGGGCTATTCCTGCTTTCTGAAAACCCTCAAACATTTTTCATTGCTACTATCATCATTACCCTACTAGCTGGTTTGGGGGTATGGCTTGTTGGTCGGCGAGGGATCCATATTGGCGCAAGCGCATTAATTGCAGGGTACTTTGGCTTCATTGTTGTTTCTGCTTATCAACGACCTACTTTTACCACATTTTTCTGTGCTGGGATTGCTATGTATTATTTTGGTGGGATCTTATTCAGCTTGTTTCCAACAGAAGAAACGGTTTCTTGGGAAGGCCATTTATGTGGATTTGTGTCGGGGCTCATCGCCATGTATCTATGCACTTACCATCTCGATTTCTTTACTAAAATGCAGTACCTATTCTAG
- a CDS encoding metal-dependent hydrolase, which produces MKQPFSPNIEPRHLQFTLAQNPDKYWHSGSDVKTYHFNALAIFLPQLEKMLVLSLKKGLRDVTCPTLRAEVASLVAQEAIHGRAFHRYSEQLVFQYYDCPKQYSLWFFRGLAGILNKISNTFHYALSAAGEHFTAIAADLFLRDPQWFEQVPAEHSAIWRWHCIEEIEHKSVAFDVYQSVNGNYFMRILGMLVMSLFFILLYIKPIWFMMKQDNKHKSRSFYQRALQYYWGKKGLVRALWKPYCAYFKPSFHPSKQQNEYLITQWKAYFNSHSKEQISQGLQQAKPPICEL; this is translated from the coding sequence ATGAAGCAACCGTTTTCACCCAATATTGAACCACGTCATTTGCAGTTTACGCTTGCTCAAAATCCTGACAAATATTGGCATAGTGGTTCTGATGTTAAGACCTATCATTTTAATGCGCTTGCCATTTTTTTACCGCAACTTGAAAAAATGTTAGTACTCAGTCTTAAAAAAGGTCTTCGTGACGTGACATGCCCTACCTTAAGAGCAGAAGTAGCAAGTCTTGTTGCACAAGAAGCCATCCATGGTCGCGCTTTTCATCGTTATAGTGAACAACTGGTTTTTCAATATTATGACTGCCCTAAACAATATTCACTGTGGTTTTTTAGAGGATTAGCCGGTATTTTGAATAAAATTTCCAATACATTTCATTATGCCTTATCTGCTGCAGGAGAACATTTTACCGCTATTGCCGCGGATCTTTTCTTGCGTGATCCGCAATGGTTTGAGCAAGTTCCCGCTGAACACAGCGCTATTTGGCGTTGGCACTGTATTGAAGAAATTGAACATAAGTCGGTTGCCTTTGATGTTTATCAGTCAGTTAATGGCAATTATTTTATGCGTATATTGGGCATGCTAGTCATGAGTTTATTTTTTATATTGCTCTATATTAAACCGATTTGGTTTATGATGAAGCAAGATAATAAACATAAAAGTCGATCTTTTTATCAACGTGCGTTGCAATATTATTGGGGTAAAAAAGGATTAGTACGTGCTTTATGGAAACCTTATTGCGCTTATTTCAAACCCTCGTTTCATCCGAGCAAACAACAAAATGAATACCTCATCACTCAATGGAAAGCCTATTTTAATTCCCATTCAAAGGAACAAATTAGTCAAGGATTGCAACAAGCGAAACCGCCAATTTGTGAATTATGA